Proteins found in one Quercus robur chromosome 2, dhQueRobu3.1, whole genome shotgun sequence genomic segment:
- the LOC126713695 gene encoding arginine--tRNA ligase, cytoplasmic-like isoform X1, producing MLGCLTLFVAPSSYSSPFLSFNFNFNFNRLSHFRPSISLPSTTDLLRTTSRRLILATKKRCVSTMANEEENVKRKLAKLFEVALKVTVPSVADVEPLVAACTGKFGDYQCNNAMGLWSKIKGKETEFKGPPAVGQAIMRNLPQSDIIESCSVAGPGFVNVKLSRNWMAQSIQRMLIDGIDTWAPRLPVRRAVVDFSSPNIAKEMHVGHLRSTIIGDTIARMLEFSCVEVLRRNHVGDWGTQFGMLIEFLFEKFSNWEDVNEAAIGDLQEFYKESKKRFDSDPDFKERAQKAVVRLQGGEQKYRKAWTQICEISRNEFNRVYQRLGVQLEEKGESFYNPYIPAVLKELTSKNLVEDSQGARVIFLEGFNIPLIVVKSDGGYNYASTDLAAIWYRLNEEKAEWMIYVTDVGQQQHFDMVFKAAKRAGWLSTDDNAYPKASHVGFGLVLGDDKKRFRTRSSEVVRLADLLDEAKSRCKTTLIERGKGDEWTEEELEQTAEAIGYGAVKYADLKNNRLTNYTFSFDQMLNDKGNTAVYLLYAHARICSIIRKSGKDIEELKSMGAIVLDHADERALGLHLLQFSEVVEEACTNLLPNVLCEYLYNLSEFFTTFYSNCQVVGSAEETSRLLLCEATATVMRKCFYLLGIAPVYKI from the exons ATGTTAGGGTGCTTAACCCTATTTGTAGCGCCATCTTCCTATTCTTCCCCATTTCTCTCCTTCAACTTCAACTTCAACTTCAATCGCCTCTCTCACTTTCGCCCCTCTATATCTCTCCCTTCCACTACTG ACTTGTTGAGAACAACATCTAGGAGGCTCATTTTGGCAACAAAGAAACGCTGTGTCTCAACAATGGCAAAT gaagaagaaaatgtgaAGCGAAAGTTAGCAAAACTCTTTGAGGTGGCACTTAAGGTGACGGTGCCCAGTGTTGCGGATGTAGAGCCTTTGGTTGCTGCTTGCACTGGAAAATTTGGAGATTACCAATG TAACAATGCCATGGGCCTATGGtctaaaataaaaggaaaggaaactGAGTTTAAGGGCCCCCCAGCTGTTGGACAG GCCATCATGCGAAACCTCCCACAATCTGACATAATAGAATCCTGTTCCGTAGCTGGGCCAGGATTTGTGAATGTCAAATTATCGAGGAATTGGATGGCTCAG AGTATTCAAAGAATGCTAATTGATGGTATCGATACATGGGCACCACGACTTCCAGTCAGAAGGGCTGTGGTTGATTTTTCTTCACCTAATATAGCAAAAGAAATGCATGTAGGCCATTTAAGATCTACCATTATTGGGGACACAATAGCCCGTATGCTTGAGTTTTCATGTGTTGAAGTTCTTCGGCGAAATCATGTTGGTGACTGGGGAACACAG TTTGGTATGCTGATTGAATTCCTCTTTGAAAAGTTTTCAAATTGGGAAGATGTTAATGAAGCAGCTATTGGAGATCTACAG GAATTCTATAAAGaatcaaaaaagagatttgacAGTGATCCTGATTTTAAGGAGAGGGCACAGAAGGCAGTGGTTCGCCTCCAG GGTGGGGAACAGAAGTATCGTAAGGCATGGACCCAGATTTGTGAAATCAGTCGAAATGAATTTAACAGGGTTTATCAACGCCTTGGAGTTCAGTTAGAGGAAAAG GGGGAAAGCTTCTACAATCCATATATTCCTGCGGTTTTGAAGGAATTGACTAGTAAAAATTTAGTTGAGGACAGTCAGGGGGCTCGTGTGATCTTTCTTGAAGGGTTTAATATACCCCTTATTGTTGTGAAGAGTGATGGTGGTTACAATTATGCTTCAACTGATCTAGCAGCTATTTG GTATCGTCTTAATGAAGAGAAAGCTGAGTGGATGATATATGTTACTGATGTTGGTCAGCAGCAGCACTTTGATATGGTGTTTAAG GCTGCCAAACGTGCAGGTTGGCTTTCTACTGATGATAATGCATACCCTAAAGCTAGCCATGTGGGTTTTGGTCTTGTTCTTGGAGATGATAAGAAGCGCTTTCGAACTCGCAGCAGTGAAGTGGTTCGGTTAGCTGATTTACTGGATGAAGCCAAGAGTCGCTGTAAAACAACACTTATTGAACGTG GTAAGGGGGATGAATGGACTGAAGAGGAGCTTGAGCAAACTGCTGAGGCAATAGGTTATGGTGCTGTCAA GTATGCTGACTTGAAGAACAACAGATTGACCAATTACACGTTTAGTTTTGATCAAATGCTGAATGATAAG GGGAATACTGCTGTATACTTGCTGTATGCTCATGCTCGGATCTGTTCAATCATCAGGAAATCTGGTAAAGACATAGAGGAATTGAAGAGT ATGGGGGCAATAGTTTTGGATCATGCGGATGAACGTGCATTGGGGCTTCATCTGCTACAATTTTCTGAG GTTGTTGAGGAGGCCTGCACCAATCTATTGCCGAATGTGTTGTGTGAATACCTCTATAATTTGTCGGAATTCTTTACAACGTTCTATTCCAATTGTCAG GTCGTTGGATCAGCTGAGGAAACGAGCAGACTCTTGCTATGCGAAGCAACTGCAACTGTGATGAGGAAATGCTTTTATCTCCTTGGGATCGCACCCGTTTACAAGATATGA
- the LOC126713695 gene encoding arginine--tRNA ligase, chloroplastic/mitochondrial-like isoform X2 — protein sequence MANEEENVKRKLAKLFEVALKVTVPSVADVEPLVAACTGKFGDYQCNNAMGLWSKIKGKETEFKGPPAVGQAIMRNLPQSDIIESCSVAGPGFVNVKLSRNWMAQSIQRMLIDGIDTWAPRLPVRRAVVDFSSPNIAKEMHVGHLRSTIIGDTIARMLEFSCVEVLRRNHVGDWGTQFGMLIEFLFEKFSNWEDVNEAAIGDLQEFYKESKKRFDSDPDFKERAQKAVVRLQGGEQKYRKAWTQICEISRNEFNRVYQRLGVQLEEKGESFYNPYIPAVLKELTSKNLVEDSQGARVIFLEGFNIPLIVVKSDGGYNYASTDLAAIWYRLNEEKAEWMIYVTDVGQQQHFDMVFKAAKRAGWLSTDDNAYPKASHVGFGLVLGDDKKRFRTRSSEVVRLADLLDEAKSRCKTTLIERGKGDEWTEEELEQTAEAIGYGAVKYADLKNNRLTNYTFSFDQMLNDKGNTAVYLLYAHARICSIIRKSGKDIEELKSMGAIVLDHADERALGLHLLQFSEVVEEACTNLLPNVLCEYLYNLSEFFTTFYSNCQVVGSAEETSRLLLCEATATVMRKCFYLLGIAPVYKI from the exons ATGGCAAAT gaagaagaaaatgtgaAGCGAAAGTTAGCAAAACTCTTTGAGGTGGCACTTAAGGTGACGGTGCCCAGTGTTGCGGATGTAGAGCCTTTGGTTGCTGCTTGCACTGGAAAATTTGGAGATTACCAATG TAACAATGCCATGGGCCTATGGtctaaaataaaaggaaaggaaactGAGTTTAAGGGCCCCCCAGCTGTTGGACAG GCCATCATGCGAAACCTCCCACAATCTGACATAATAGAATCCTGTTCCGTAGCTGGGCCAGGATTTGTGAATGTCAAATTATCGAGGAATTGGATGGCTCAG AGTATTCAAAGAATGCTAATTGATGGTATCGATACATGGGCACCACGACTTCCAGTCAGAAGGGCTGTGGTTGATTTTTCTTCACCTAATATAGCAAAAGAAATGCATGTAGGCCATTTAAGATCTACCATTATTGGGGACACAATAGCCCGTATGCTTGAGTTTTCATGTGTTGAAGTTCTTCGGCGAAATCATGTTGGTGACTGGGGAACACAG TTTGGTATGCTGATTGAATTCCTCTTTGAAAAGTTTTCAAATTGGGAAGATGTTAATGAAGCAGCTATTGGAGATCTACAG GAATTCTATAAAGaatcaaaaaagagatttgacAGTGATCCTGATTTTAAGGAGAGGGCACAGAAGGCAGTGGTTCGCCTCCAG GGTGGGGAACAGAAGTATCGTAAGGCATGGACCCAGATTTGTGAAATCAGTCGAAATGAATTTAACAGGGTTTATCAACGCCTTGGAGTTCAGTTAGAGGAAAAG GGGGAAAGCTTCTACAATCCATATATTCCTGCGGTTTTGAAGGAATTGACTAGTAAAAATTTAGTTGAGGACAGTCAGGGGGCTCGTGTGATCTTTCTTGAAGGGTTTAATATACCCCTTATTGTTGTGAAGAGTGATGGTGGTTACAATTATGCTTCAACTGATCTAGCAGCTATTTG GTATCGTCTTAATGAAGAGAAAGCTGAGTGGATGATATATGTTACTGATGTTGGTCAGCAGCAGCACTTTGATATGGTGTTTAAG GCTGCCAAACGTGCAGGTTGGCTTTCTACTGATGATAATGCATACCCTAAAGCTAGCCATGTGGGTTTTGGTCTTGTTCTTGGAGATGATAAGAAGCGCTTTCGAACTCGCAGCAGTGAAGTGGTTCGGTTAGCTGATTTACTGGATGAAGCCAAGAGTCGCTGTAAAACAACACTTATTGAACGTG GTAAGGGGGATGAATGGACTGAAGAGGAGCTTGAGCAAACTGCTGAGGCAATAGGTTATGGTGCTGTCAA GTATGCTGACTTGAAGAACAACAGATTGACCAATTACACGTTTAGTTTTGATCAAATGCTGAATGATAAG GGGAATACTGCTGTATACTTGCTGTATGCTCATGCTCGGATCTGTTCAATCATCAGGAAATCTGGTAAAGACATAGAGGAATTGAAGAGT ATGGGGGCAATAGTTTTGGATCATGCGGATGAACGTGCATTGGGGCTTCATCTGCTACAATTTTCTGAG GTTGTTGAGGAGGCCTGCACCAATCTATTGCCGAATGTGTTGTGTGAATACCTCTATAATTTGTCGGAATTCTTTACAACGTTCTATTCCAATTGTCAG GTCGTTGGATCAGCTGAGGAAACGAGCAGACTCTTGCTATGCGAAGCAACTGCAACTGTGATGAGGAAATGCTTTTATCTCCTTGGGATCGCACCCGTTTACAAGATATGA